Proteins found in one Zea mays cultivar B73 chromosome 1, Zm-B73-REFERENCE-NAM-5.0, whole genome shotgun sequence genomic segment:
- the LOC100274252 gene encoding uncharacterized LOC100274252: MMVKEEEMMAEAGGGRGYMDLLGLGEEDYLLCLSPPSYFTPSVVSATATTTAAASASTCCAASYLDLDLAPAYHHTLSFGGQDQEQQHHGDDGALGFQHYGGDHAIPAAAAAVQQKSSPTTECSSSLSSMSPSPPATAVSAAVSCPKPQAFKKKKAGSRSSASAAAPAATNKRPRVRRERLGERIVALQQLVSPFGKSDTASVLHEALGYIRFLHDQVQVLSTPYMQMQRQPASAHVPESAAGTVVEAQEQPDLRSRGLCLVPVSCTEHIAGNDSHGNGADLWSSVLLPLPLPGGGSHPSQGRLA, translated from the exons atgatggtgaaggaagaggAGATGATGGCAGAGGCAGGAGGAGGACGAGGCTACATGGACCTGCTTGGCCTCGGCGAAGAGGACTACCTGCTGTGCCTGTCCCCTCCCTCCTACTTCACTCCCAGTGTCGTCTCCGCCACGGCCACCACCACTGCCGCCGCGTCGGCATCAACCTGCTGCGCGGCCTCCTACCTGGACCTGGACCTGGCTCCCGCTTACCACCACACGCTGAGCTTCGGTGGCCAGGACCAGGAGCAGCAGCACCACGGAGACGACGGCGCCTTGGGCTTCCAGCACTACGGCGGCGATCACGCgatcccggcggcggcggcggctgttcAGCAGAAGTCCAGCCCGACCACCGAGTGCTCCTCCTCCCTCTCGTCCATGTCGCCCTCGCCGCCCGCGACAGCCGTCTCCGCCGCCGTCTCCTGCCCCAAGCCACAGGCTTTCAAG AAGAAGAAGGCGGGGTCAAGGAGCAGTGCGTCTGCCGCCGCTCCAGCTGCTACGAACAAGAGGCCCAGG gTGAGGAGGGAGAGGCTCGGGGAGAGGATCGTAGCTCTGCAGCAGCTGGTCTCTCCGTTCGGAAAG TCTGATACGGCTTCCGTTCTGCACGAGGCGCTGGGGTACATACGCTTCCTGCACGACCAGGTTCAG GTCCTGAGCACGCCGTACATGCAGATGCAGCGCCAGCCGGCCTCGGCGCACGTCCCG GAGAGCGCGGCGGGGACGGTGGTGGAGGCGCAGGAGCAGCCCGACCTGAGGAGCCGAGGCCTGTGCCTGGTGCCCGTCTCCTGCACGGAGCACATCGCCGGCAACGACAGCCACGGCAACGGCGCCGACCTCTGGTCGTCCgtgctgctgccgctgccgctgccaggTGGTGGTAGTCACCCGAGCCAAGGGCGCTTGGCCTAG
- the LOC100274252 gene encoding uncharacterized isoform X1 yields the protein MMVKEEEMMAEAGGGRGYMDLLGLGEEDYLLCLSPPSYFTPSVVSATATTTAAASASTCCAASYLDLDLAPAYHHTLSFGGQDQEQQHHGDDGALGFQHYGGDHAIPAAAAAVQQKSSPTTECSSSLSSMSPSPPATAVSAAVSCPKPQAFKKKKAGSRSSASAAAPAATNKRPRSDTASVLHEALGYIRFLHDQVQVLSTPYMQMQRQPASAHVPESAAGTVVEAQEQPDLRSRGLCLVPVSCTEHIAGNDSHGNGADLWSSVLLPLPLPGGGSHPSQGRLA from the exons atgatggtgaaggaagaggAGATGATGGCAGAGGCAGGAGGAGGACGAGGCTACATGGACCTGCTTGGCCTCGGCGAAGAGGACTACCTGCTGTGCCTGTCCCCTCCCTCCTACTTCACTCCCAGTGTCGTCTCCGCCACGGCCACCACCACTGCCGCCGCGTCGGCATCAACCTGCTGCGCGGCCTCCTACCTGGACCTGGACCTGGCTCCCGCTTACCACCACACGCTGAGCTTCGGTGGCCAGGACCAGGAGCAGCAGCACCACGGAGACGACGGCGCCTTGGGCTTCCAGCACTACGGCGGCGATCACGCgatcccggcggcggcggcggctgttcAGCAGAAGTCCAGCCCGACCACCGAGTGCTCCTCCTCCCTCTCGTCCATGTCGCCCTCGCCGCCCGCGACAGCCGTCTCCGCCGCCGTCTCCTGCCCCAAGCCACAGGCTTTCAAG AAGAAGAAGGCGGGGTCAAGGAGCAGTGCGTCTGCCGCCGCTCCAGCTGCTACGAACAAGAGGCCCAGG TCTGATACGGCTTCCGTTCTGCACGAGGCGCTGGGGTACATACGCTTCCTGCACGACCAGGTTCAG GTCCTGAGCACGCCGTACATGCAGATGCAGCGCCAGCCGGCCTCGGCGCACGTCCCG GAGAGCGCGGCGGGGACGGTGGTGGAGGCGCAGGAGCAGCCCGACCTGAGGAGCCGAGGCCTGTGCCTGGTGCCCGTCTCCTGCACGGAGCACATCGCCGGCAACGACAGCCACGGCAACGGCGCCGACCTCTGGTCGTCCgtgctgctgccgctgccgctgccaggTGGTGGTAGTCACCCGAGCCAAGGGCGCTTGGCCTAG